In the genome of uncultured Celeribacter sp., the window GATATAGTAGGAGTGTTCCCACACGTCACAGCCCAACAGAGCGGTCTGGCCGAAGCAGAGCGGGTTCACGCCGTTTTCGGTCTTGGTCACTTTGAGCGCGCCATCGGTGTCTTTCACGAGCCAAGCCCAGCCGGAGCCGAACTGCCCCGCGCCAGCGGCAGCGAAATCTTCTTTGAATTTCTCGACGGAACCAAAGGACTCAACCAGGGCTTTTTCCAGCTCGCCCGGCATTTTCTTCTCGCCCGGGCCCATCATTTCCCAGAATTGGGTGTGGTTCCAGTGCTGCGACGCGTTGTTGAAGATGCCGTTTTGCGCAACAGCATTGGCGTCATAGGTGCCTTTCACGATCTCTTCGACCGATTTGCCTTCCCACTCAGTGCCCGCGATCAGCTTGTTGCCGTTGTCGACATAGGCTTTGTGGTGAATGTCGTGGTGATACTCCATCGTCTCCTTGGACATGCCGAGATCGGCGAGAGCGTCGTGAGCATAGGGAAGATCGGGAAGTTCAAAAGCCATTGGGGCCTCCATTTATCAGCGGTTATGCGTTTCGGGTCTGCGGTATAGGTGATCCGATGGCGGGCGCGGGTCAAGGGTGAAACACTGGAATCGTTCCAGAAAAGCCGAACAGCGGGTGTTCGCCGCTGTCCGCATGTTATCTCCGCCCCAGTGTCCGCGATCAGTTGCCGTCCGGCAGATCAATCTGAATTTCCGGCTCATCGCCCACAGCGGGGATATCTCCGCCCGTGAAAATATAGGCCGCAAGCCCGGCCACAATCACAATCAAAGCCCCCACAAGAACCCCAAGACCCACGTTGCCACCAGATTTGCCAACGGATTTCGTTTCATCATGGCTCGACATCTCTGTCTCCTTCATTTCGTATGCCCGCACATCGCGGACGATTGAAAAGACAACGCCCTCAACAGCCATTGGTTCCCAAGGCGCGGCCCTCCCGTCTCGGGCCATTCGGTCACACCCACGTCATAAGGGGTTTCGCAAAGCCCATCCGCCGGATACACCTTCCCAACGGAAACTCTTTGACGGACCCTGACATGACCTTTTGGATCATCGCCACTGCCATCGCCCTCCTGTCCGCCGTGCCTTTGGCGCTCGCGTTGCTCAAAGCGCGCGGGATCGGGGCCGACAGCGCCTCTGCGGCGGAGATCGAGATGAAGGTCTACCGCGACCAGCTCAAGGAGGTCGATCGCGATGCGGCCCGCGGCGTGATCTCGGACGAGGACGCCAAACGCGCCCGTGTCGAGGTCTCCCGCCGCTTGCTCGAGGCCGACAAAGCGCGGGAGACCAAAGCGAAAACCACCACCGCGGCCCCGATCTGGGCCGCAGTCGCGCTGGGCACGGCGGTGATCGGCGGCGGAATCTGGCTCTACAGCGACCTCGGTGCGCCAAAATACGAAGATCTGCCGCTCTCGCATCGCCTCGAAGTGGCCGAAGAGGTGCGCGCCAACCGCCCGTCTCAGGCGGAGATTGAACAGACCCGCCCCTCCTCGCCGCCCATCCAGGAGCCTGACGAGCGGCTCATGACCCTCGTCGGCCAATTGCGCACGGCGCTGGAAACCCGCCCGGACGATCTTCAGGGCCACATTCTGCTCGCCCGCAACGAGGCCGTGATCGGCAATTACGACCGCGCCTATGCCGCCCAACAAGAGGTGATCCGCATCAAAGGCCCCGGCGCCACCGCCGACGATTACGCCGATCTCGCCGATATGATGATCCTCGCCGCAGGCGGCTATGTCTCGCCCGAGGCCGAGGAAGCCCTGTCCAAAGCCCTGAGCCGCGATCCGCAAAACGGCACGGCGATCTACTATTCCGGCATGATGTTCGCCCAAAACGGCCGTCCCGATATGACCTTCAAACTCTGGCGTCCTCTGCTGAATTCCTCGGTCGCAGACGATCCTTGGGTGCCGCCGATCCGTGCCCAGATCGAAGCCGTCGCCCAGGCCGCAGGCGTGCGCTACACGCTGCCGCCTGCTCCGATGGAGAACGGTCTACGCGGCCCCACCCAAGAGGACATCGACGCCACCGCCGAGATGACACCGGAAGAGCGTCAGGACATGATCCGTGGCATGGTCGATGGCCTGTCCGCGCGTCTCGCCAACGAAGGCGGCTCGCCCGAGGAATGGGGCCGCCTGATCACGTCTCTCGCCATGCTGGGCGACACCGAGCGCGCGCGCGCGATCTGGAACGAGGCGCAGGTGATCTTTGGCCCCTCGCCCGAGGCACTGGCCGTGGTGCGTCAAGGCGCCGAACGTGCGGGACTTGTGGAGTGAGGACAGACGAATGAGCGCCCTGATCACCGATGACATCGCCGAATTCAACGCCTCCCTGCCGCCGATGAGCGCCTTGGCCGGGCTGGATTTTGGCGACAAGACCATCGGCGTCGCGATCTCCGACCGGCTGCGCTCTGTCGCGACGCCGACGGAGACAATCCGGCGCAAGAAATTCACGCTGGATGCCGAAGCTTTGCTGAAACTCCTGACCGCGCGCGAGGTCTCTGGCATCGTCTTGGGCCTGCCGCGCAATATGGATGGCTCCGAAGGCCCGCGCTGTCAGAAAACCCGCGCCTTTGCCCGCAATCTGAGCCAGTTGACCGATCTGCCGATCACCTTCTGGGACGAACGCCTGTCCTCCGTGGCCGCCGACCGTGCCATGTTGGAGGCCGATATGTCCCGCGCAAAACGCGCCGACAAGATCGACCAGGTGGCGGCGGGAGTCATCTTGCAAGGTGCGCTGGACAGGCTGAGACACCTATGACCGACGATATTTGGAAACGCGCCGAGATCGAAAGTCCCTGCACCAAGATCTGTCAAATTCACCCCGACACCCGGCTCTGTCTGGGATGCGCCCGCTCCACCGATGAGATCGCCGGATGGTCGCAGATGTCCCCGGAGGAACGCCGGGCCATCATGGAAGAGCTGCCGAACCGTCAACCCGCCCCGACCAAACGCCGCGGCGGCCGCGCAGCCCGGCTGAAGCGGATGAAATGAGTATTTTTGCAGCAAAGGAGACGGGTTTCCTTTGCTGTCAAATACTCAAAAATCTTACCCCATCAGAGCCTTGCGCAGCATGTTGAGTGCCACGAGGATCAGGAAACCGCCGAAAACCCGTTTCAGCGGTTTCGGGTCCATCGCATGAGCGATTTTCGCCCCCAAGGGGGCGGTGATGAGCGTCATCGAAATCACCACAAGGAAGGCCGCGATATTGACCGCGCCGATGGTGAAAGGCGGCGTGATATCAGAGGGCAGCGAGACGAAGAGAAACCCGATCACCGAGGGAATGGCGATGATGGCGCCAAATCCCGCAGCGGTCGCGACCGCGCGATGAATAGGAACCCCGTAAAGCGTCATCGTCGGCACGCCGAAAGAACCACCGCCGATGCCCATGAGCACGGAGAGAAAGCCGATGAGCGGCGAGATGATGACCCGCATGATGCCTTTCGGCATCTCCGAGCCCAGCCGCCAGGCCGAATTGCCGAAGGCCATGTAAAGCCCGATGAACACGGCCACACCGCCAAAGATCATTTGAAGCGTCGCGGAGCGCAGGCTGGACGCGACGAGCACGCCGATCACGGCGCCCACGACGATCCCCGGCGCGAAGCTTTTCAGGATCGACCATTCCACCGCGCCCTTTTTGTGGTGCGACAGGACGGAACGGATCGAGGTCACGATGATGGTCGCCAAGGAGGTGGCGAGGCAGATTTGCATGAGCTGAGGACTGTCATAGCCCAGCCCCGCAAAGGCGTAATAGAAGGCCGGAACAAGAACGATACCGCCTCCGACGCCCAAAAGACCGGCCAGAATGCCCGCGAAGGCGCCGATGACGGCGATCAGGGCGGCGAAGGGGAGAAGTGTCGACATATCCATGGCGCAAAGCGTTAACGGCAAAACGCGCTCCTGAAAAGAGCGCGTTTTTAGAGGGCCATTTGCACCTATGCGGAGAGGTCCACCAAGACCCGGCCTTTCACACCACCTTTGAGGATCGCGGCCCCAAGCGCGGGCAGGTCTTCGAGCGTCGCGGGGCGCACCATCTCTTCGAGTTTCTCCATAGGCAGGTCGGAGGCGATGCGGGTCCAGCAGCGAATGCGGTTGTCTTTCGGCTGCATCACGGAGTCGATGCCCAGAAGATTTACACCACGCAGCAAAAACGGAATGACCGTGGCTGGGAGGTCAGCGCCGCCTGCAAGCCCGATGGCAGCAACAGAGCCGCCGTATTTCATCTGGCCCAGCACCCGCGCCAGCATTGATCCGCCCACCGCGTCGATACACCCAGCCCAGGTCTCGGATTCGAGGGGGCGTTTGACGGTCTCGCTGATGTCGTCCCGCGCAACGATTTGCGTAGCGCCAAGCGATTTCAGATAGTCGGCGCCCTCGGGACGACCGGTGACGGCGGCGACCTCATAGCCGAGATGCGCGAGAATGGCCGTGGCGACAGAGCCGACACCGCCCGAAGCCCCCGTGACCAAAACCGGGCCCTTGTCGGGTGTCAGACCCTGGTCTTCCAGCGCCAACACCGCGAGCATGGCAGTGAACCCTGCGGTGCCGACGGCCATGGCCTGACGTGTTGAGAGACCTTCTGGCAGCGGCACCAGCCAGTCGGATTTGACACGCGCCTTTTCGGCATAGCCGCCCCAATGCACCTCGCCCACACGCCAGCCGGTGAGCACCACCTTGTCGCCGGGTTTGAAATCGGGGCTCTCGGAGGCCTCGACCGTGCCCGCGAAATCAATCCCCGGCACATGCGGATATTTACGCACGAGACCGCCGCCTTTCGGCGAAAGGCACAGCCCGTCCTTGTAGTTCAGCGTGGAATACTCGACCCGCACCAACACATCGCCTTCAGGCAAATCGGATTCGGGAATGTCTTTGATCTGCGGTTCCGCCAGACCATCGTCGTTTTGCTCCATAATGAGGGCGCGCATGGAATCCTCCTTCTCATCTTGCACTTTTTTCAAACCTGCCCCATAAATGTCAGACAATTGATCTTACTGGCAAGTCAAATGTCTGACAATTTCACAAGACCCCAAAAACAAACGGATTTATCCGCTTCTATCGCGGAGCGCATTCGCCAGGACATCCTGACCGGCGCCTTGGAGGCCGATGACCGCCTGCCCTCCGAATCTGAGCTTTCCGAGGCGCATGGCGTGTCACGTGCCACCGTGCGCGAGGCCTTGAAACGCTTGGCCGCACAAAGTCTGATCCGCACCAAACGCGGCGCCACGGGCGGGGCCTTTGTCAATCGTCAGTCCTTTGAGGACGCCTATGCCCAGATGGCCTCAAGCGCCACTCTGTTGATCACTTTGAATTCTGTTGACATCACCACCGCCTGCGAAGCGCGCTTTGCCTTGGAGCGTGGCTGCGTGCGGCTGGCGGCCAGGCACCGACAAGATCACCATCTCGACAGAATGCGAACAGAAATTGCCCGACAAAAGGACCCGGAGTTGTCGGACGAGGCGTTTTGTGCCTCCGATGTGGCCTTTCACCGCGCTTTGGTGGATGCGGCGGGCAATCCGGTGCTATCGTGGCAACTGGCCGCTGCGGTCGAGGGGATCGAGCCCCTGATGAATATGCTGACCTATCGGCAACGTGACCGCGATGCGGTGATCTCATTGCATGAGGCCATGGTCGAGGCTTTGGAGGCGCGTGTGGGAGCGCGGCTTGAGATTTTGATGGATTATCTGCGGGATCAGACGCTTCGAACTGCTTTAAGCTGAGGTTTTTTAAAAGCTTGCTCATAATTTGATCAAATTCAGACACATCACCGCCCGTCCCTCCCCCTTCCGATCCGGCTCACGGGAATCTTGCTTGCAAAGGTTCAAACGCCTGATAGCGTCATTCACCAGACATGATCCATTTTCAGGGAGATGACATGACCATGATGAAAACCCTTTTGAGCGGTGCAGCGTTCAGCGTTCTGGCAGCGGCGGCTTTTGCCGAAGACCCGGAGCTTTTGGTGTTCGATTACTCGGGTTTCGAAGACCCGGCCTTCCACACAAAATATGCCGAAAAGAGCGGCATGCAGCCGTCTTTCGCCTTCTTCGGTGAGGAAGACGAGGCGCTTCAGAAACTCGTCTCCGGTTTCAAGGCGGATGTCAGCCACGTCTGCGCGGGCTCCGTGAAGAAATGGGAAGAAAGCGGCATCATCGAGCCGTGGGACACCTCGAAAATCACCGAATACGCCAATCTCGACAGCAATCTCTTGGGCTCTGATGTCGCCGCAGAGAGCGCCTATTTCATCCCGACCGATTTCGGCTCCACCGCCATCGCCTATAACACGGAGGAAGTGCCGGCCGAGGATGTCGCCTCTCTTGAGGTCTTCAAGAACCCGAAATACGCGGGCCGCATGACCCTGCCCGACAACGTGGATGACACCTATGCGTTGGCCTATCTGGCGACCGGCACCACGGATTGGACCACGGCCACGGATGAGCAATTCGAAGCCGCGTCGAATTGGCTGCGCGAGGTGCACCCGAACCTGCGCACCTATTGGACCGACCCGGCCGAGCTGGCGCAGCTCATGGCCACCGGCGAAGTGCTGATTTCCTGGGCCTGGAACGAAACCTATCCGACGCTCGTCGAAGAAGGCTTTCCGGTCGGGTTCCAGCGCGAGACCACCGAAGGCTCCTCGCTCTGGCTCTGCGGTTACGTGAACCTGAAAGACGGCCCCGGGTCCGAAGAGAAAGCCTATGACTACCTCAACGGCTTTCTCGATGCTTCGAACGCTTCTGTGCTGATGGATGCGGGCTATGGCATCTCCAACACCAAAGGCCTGGCGTCGCTGGGCCAAGAGGCGCTGGTCGCAGGCGGTCTTGAGCCAATCGACGTGCCGATCCTGGCGCAGCTTCCGATGTCTGTCGAGCTGCGTGAAAAGCAGTCCGAAGAGTTCGAAAAGATCAAAGCCGGGTTCTGAGCCCCGCGCCTTTGAGACGAGCAAAACAAACGCCGCCCGATCTGGGCGGCGTTTTCATTTGGATCGGCGCGTTGCGCCACAGGATTTGCGCCACAGACCGTTTAGCGCGTCAGTTTGGCCTTGCGTCCACCGGAGGACACAACCGTCACCTCTTCGCCGTAGGTCGACAACGTCCAGTAGCTTTCCATCGGGGTGTCAGAACAGCCGGAGATATTCCAAGCCCCACCGATGTTAAAGTTCTGCGTGCTTTCCATGTAGAGATGCGATCCTGTCATCGCGCCGCCCGGCTCGATTTTGGGTGCAGCCACAACCAGACCGTCGATCGGCGTCGGTGCGCTCCAGCCGCCCATGTTGATCGAGTCCTTGGCAAACATGTACACGGAGTATCGGTTCTCACCGCAGGTGATGGTCGGGTCGCCCCATTGCACATTGCCCGCAAGACCGATCTGAGTCCCGAAGATGACCATGTCATAGAAATGCAGGTTCCAGCCGCCTCCCGTGCCGAAATAGCCATCCACGATGAACATCACATTATGCGCATCCAAATCGCCGCTGAACTGGGCGCCACCTTTGACAACATAGATGGTGTAGGGTTCGATTTCGCCGGGCTGGATCGACCAATACCAGTCTTTTTGTACGATCTTCGCGGTGCCCGTGTTCGGATTCTTGATGAAATCCGGCACCAGATCACCTGAATAGGTCTCACCGTTATGGCCATAAAATGCGTTCCAGTGTTCGGCGAACATGTTGTTTACCTGCGGCACGAGCACAGGATCCATATGGCCCTCTGCCTTGACCTCTTCGACCGGAGCGGAGTCCTGGCGCGGTGTATTCAGCGTGATCGTGTCGATGTCGTCCGCGATGACACGGGTCTTGCTGGAATAGTAGTCGTCGCCACCAAAGCTTACGCCGTTCTGTCCATAGATACAGACGCCTTCGTGGAATTCGTTGCCACCGCCAGAGGTGACATCGTAACTCGACAGGAACGTTGCCGCGGCGCAGGAATTGCCGCTTGTGATGGTGACCGTACCGCCGCCTTCGGAGAGGCGGGCAACAGAGGTCGCCCCAATATCGAAAGAGTTCACCCCCGCAAGACGCATGAGATAGGTATCGACCGGGTTCGATCTTTCCTTGAGGCGGCGCACCGTGACCTGAACCGCATTTGCAACGGGTTCGCTTTGCCCCTCTTCGGGTTGCATATCGGACAGGGCCGTAAAGCTTTCGGTTTCCGCATCCCAGGACCCGAAAATGATGTCAGGATCGGCCAGAGCCGTGTCATCGCCACTCAGATTAATCACCGTCAGAT includes:
- a CDS encoding superoxide dismutase is translated as MAFELPDLPYAHDALADLGMSKETMEYHHDIHHKAYVDNGNKLIAGTEWEGKSVEEIVKGTYDANAVAQNGIFNNASQHWNHTQFWEMMGPGEKKMPGELEKALVESFGSVEKFKEDFAAAGAGQFGSGWAWLVKDTDGALKVTKTENGVNPLCFGQTALLGCDVWEHSYYIDFRNKRPVYLSNFLDKLVNWENVASRM
- the ccmI gene encoding c-type cytochrome biogenesis protein CcmI — encoded protein: MTFWIIATAIALLSAVPLALALLKARGIGADSASAAEIEMKVYRDQLKEVDRDAARGVISDEDAKRARVEVSRRLLEADKARETKAKTTTAAPIWAAVALGTAVIGGGIWLYSDLGAPKYEDLPLSHRLEVAEEVRANRPSQAEIEQTRPSSPPIQEPDERLMTLVGQLRTALETRPDDLQGHILLARNEAVIGNYDRAYAAQQEVIRIKGPGATADDYADLADMMILAAGGYVSPEAEEALSKALSRDPQNGTAIYYSGMMFAQNGRPDMTFKLWRPLLNSSVADDPWVPPIRAQIEAVAQAAGVRYTLPPAPMENGLRGPTQEDIDATAEMTPEERQDMIRGMVDGLSARLANEGGSPEEWGRLITSLAMLGDTERARAIWNEAQVIFGPSPEALAVVRQGAERAGLVE
- the ruvX gene encoding Holliday junction resolvase RuvX — protein: MSALITDDIAEFNASLPPMSALAGLDFGDKTIGVAISDRLRSVATPTETIRRKKFTLDAEALLKLLTAREVSGIVLGLPRNMDGSEGPRCQKTRAFARNLSQLTDLPITFWDERLSSVAADRAMLEADMSRAKRADKIDQVAAGVILQGALDRLRHL
- a CDS encoding DUF1289 domain-containing protein, yielding MTDDIWKRAEIESPCTKICQIHPDTRLCLGCARSTDEIAGWSQMSPEERRAIMEELPNRQPAPTKRRGGRAARLKRMK
- a CDS encoding sulfite exporter TauE/SafE family protein, with translation MDMSTLLPFAALIAVIGAFAGILAGLLGVGGGIVLVPAFYYAFAGLGYDSPQLMQICLATSLATIIVTSIRSVLSHHKKGAVEWSILKSFAPGIVVGAVIGVLVASSLRSATLQMIFGGVAVFIGLYMAFGNSAWRLGSEMPKGIMRVIISPLIGFLSVLMGIGGGSFGVPTMTLYGVPIHRAVATAAGFGAIIAIPSVIGFLFVSLPSDITPPFTIGAVNIAAFLVVISMTLITAPLGAKIAHAMDPKPLKRVFGGFLILVALNMLRKALMG
- a CDS encoding MDR family oxidoreductase; this translates as MRALIMEQNDDGLAEPQIKDIPESDLPEGDVLVRVEYSTLNYKDGLCLSPKGGGLVRKYPHVPGIDFAGTVEASESPDFKPGDKVVLTGWRVGEVHWGGYAEKARVKSDWLVPLPEGLSTRQAMAVGTAGFTAMLAVLALEDQGLTPDKGPVLVTGASGGVGSVATAILAHLGYEVAAVTGRPEGADYLKSLGATQIVARDDISETVKRPLESETWAGCIDAVGGSMLARVLGQMKYGGSVAAIGLAGGADLPATVIPFLLRGVNLLGIDSVMQPKDNRIRCWTRIASDLPMEKLEEMVRPATLEDLPALGAAILKGGVKGRVLVDLSA
- a CDS encoding FCD domain-containing protein is translated as MSDNFTRPQKQTDLSASIAERIRQDILTGALEADDRLPSESELSEAHGVSRATVREALKRLAAQSLIRTKRGATGGAFVNRQSFEDAYAQMASSATLLITLNSVDITTACEARFALERGCVRLAARHRQDHHLDRMRTEIARQKDPELSDEAFCASDVAFHRALVDAAGNPVLSWQLAAAVEGIEPLMNMLTYRQRDRDAVISLHEAMVEALEARVGARLEILMDYLRDQTLRTALS
- a CDS encoding extracellular solute-binding protein: MTMMKTLLSGAAFSVLAAAAFAEDPELLVFDYSGFEDPAFHTKYAEKSGMQPSFAFFGEEDEALQKLVSGFKADVSHVCAGSVKKWEESGIIEPWDTSKITEYANLDSNLLGSDVAAESAYFIPTDFGSTAIAYNTEEVPAEDVASLEVFKNPKYAGRMTLPDNVDDTYALAYLATGTTDWTTATDEQFEAASNWLREVHPNLRTYWTDPAELAQLMATGEVLISWAWNETYPTLVEEGFPVGFQRETTEGSSLWLCGYVNLKDGPGSEEKAYDYLNGFLDASNASVLMDAGYGISNTKGLASLGQEALVAGGLEPIDVPILAQLPMSVELREKQSEEFEKIKAGF
- a CDS encoding TadG family pilus assembly protein; this encodes MQKPFSMKLSRPARHQTEPHSFLRRDEGAVTAFSLFLAAIIAVILGVGVDSFNLWRARQEIQVAADAAALAAAANVNDLTKAGQLAHDLTVINLSGDDTALADPDIIFGSWDAETESFTALSDMQPEEGQSEPVANAVQVTVRRLKERSNPVDTYLMRLAGVNSFDIGATSVARLSEGGGTVTITSGNSCAAATFLSSYDVTSGGGNEFHEGVCIYGQNGVSFGGDDYYSSKTRVIADDIDTITLNTPRQDSAPVEEVKAEGHMDPVLVPQVNNMFAEHWNAFYGHNGETYSGDLVPDFIKNPNTGTAKIVQKDWYWSIQPGEIEPYTIYVVKGGAQFSGDLDAHNVMFIVDGYFGTGGGWNLHFYDMVIFGTQIGLAGNVQWGDPTITCGENRYSVYMFAKDSINMGGWSAPTPIDGLVVAAPKIEPGGAMTGSHLYMESTQNFNIGGAWNISGCSDTPMESYWTLSTYGEEVTVVSSGGRKAKLTR